In a single window of the Micromonospora inositola genome:
- a CDS encoding pyridoxal phosphate-dependent decarboxylase family protein encodes MIDEERAGALPVEGVPAERVLDEIRGLRGWDRPTHGGRLFAYVYDPGVAGLDELAHAAHAESAHVNGLDPTAFPSLLAMENALVGAAARLLGGGPGTSAPDVVGSVTSGGTESLILAVKAARDARPEVTEPRIVVPVSGHAAFAKAAHYLRVALDPVAVDPVTLRPAVPDMAAAIRPETVLVACSAPAYAHGVVDPVAEIAAVAAAARVRCHVDACFGGWTLPWLRRLGAPVPAFDFAVDGVTSISVDLHKYAYAPKGVSVLLHRDPGLRAPQYFAYADWPGYTMVNPVIASTRSGGPIAAAYATLRHLGENGYLRLAALTRDAVAGLADAVRAVDGLRLMAEPESSVVCFTSTDPGLDLFVLVDELTARGWHTQPQLSYAGLPASVHLTVTAAVAPRVAEFGPDLADAVAAARAAGPVQLPSELLALAGSLTPDALTPELIAGLAVGLGLGGGPGPLPDRMATVNTLLAAAPVRLRERLLVEFVGLLQRPAW; translated from the coding sequence TGGGCTGGACGAACTGGCCCACGCCGCGCACGCCGAGAGCGCGCACGTGAACGGGCTCGACCCGACCGCGTTTCCGTCGCTGCTGGCGATGGAGAACGCGCTGGTCGGGGCGGCGGCCCGCCTGCTCGGCGGTGGGCCGGGCACCAGCGCGCCGGACGTCGTCGGCAGCGTCACCAGCGGCGGCACCGAGTCGCTGATCCTCGCCGTGAAGGCGGCCCGGGACGCCCGCCCGGAGGTCACCGAGCCGCGGATCGTGGTGCCGGTCAGCGGGCACGCCGCCTTCGCCAAGGCGGCCCACTACCTGCGGGTGGCCCTCGACCCCGTTGCGGTCGACCCGGTCACCCTCCGCCCCGCCGTTCCGGACATGGCCGCCGCGATCCGGCCGGAGACCGTGCTGGTGGCCTGCTCCGCCCCCGCGTACGCGCACGGCGTGGTCGACCCGGTCGCGGAGATCGCGGCGGTCGCCGCGGCGGCCCGGGTGCGCTGCCACGTGGATGCCTGCTTCGGCGGCTGGACCCTCCCCTGGCTGCGGCGGCTCGGCGCCCCGGTGCCGGCGTTCGACTTCGCCGTCGACGGGGTCACCTCGATCTCCGTCGACCTGCACAAGTACGCGTACGCCCCGAAGGGGGTGTCGGTGCTGCTGCACCGCGATCCCGGACTGCGCGCGCCGCAGTACTTCGCGTACGCCGACTGGCCCGGGTACACAATGGTCAACCCCGTGATCGCCTCCACCCGCTCCGGCGGCCCGATCGCCGCCGCGTACGCCACCCTGCGGCACCTCGGCGAGAACGGCTACCTGCGGCTCGCGGCGCTCACCCGGGACGCGGTGGCCGGGCTGGCCGACGCGGTCCGCGCGGTCGACGGGCTGCGGCTGATGGCCGAGCCGGAGTCGAGCGTGGTCTGCTTCACCAGCACCGACCCGGGGCTGGACCTGTTCGTGCTGGTCGACGAGCTTACCGCCCGGGGCTGGCACACCCAGCCCCAGCTGTCGTACGCCGGCCTGCCGGCCAGCGTGCACCTCACCGTGACCGCGGCGGTGGCACCCCGGGTGGCCGAGTTCGGCCCCGACCTGGCCGACGCGGTCGCCGCGGCCCGGGCGGCCGGCCCGGTGCAGCTTCCGTCGGAGCTGCTGGCGCTGGCCGGCAGCCTGACCCCGGACGCGCTCACCCCGGAGCTGATCGCCGGGCTGGCCGTCGGCCTCGGCCTGGGCGGTGGCCCCGGCCCCTTGCCGGACCGGATGGCGACCGTGAACACCCTGCTCGCCGCGGCCCCGGTGCGGCTGCGGGAACGGCTGCTGGTGGAGTTCGTCGGACTGCTGCAACGCCCGGCCTGGTGA
- a CDS encoding SigE family RNA polymerase sigma factor, which translates to MMVTGEPRLDEPPPEGAAGRRDRRERTDGVEFDELYHAHFRSLTLQLTAYCGDLSQAQDLVQEAFCRAFARWSRVSQYDDPVAWVRRVAWNLATSRWRRLRTAQTWLSRQREEHVPGPGPDGVALSAALALLPAPQRRAVVLHYLADLSVNQIAQQEDVPEGTVKSWLHRGRAALAAQLATNEVNDHD; encoded by the coding sequence ATGATGGTGACGGGGGAACCGAGGCTCGACGAGCCTCCACCCGAAGGGGCCGCGGGGCGGCGCGACCGCCGGGAGCGGACCGACGGGGTCGAGTTCGACGAGCTGTACCACGCGCACTTCCGGTCGCTGACGCTCCAGCTCACCGCCTACTGCGGTGACCTGTCGCAGGCGCAGGACCTGGTGCAGGAGGCCTTCTGCCGGGCCTTCGCCCGCTGGTCCCGGGTGTCCCAGTACGACGATCCGGTGGCCTGGGTGCGCCGGGTCGCCTGGAACCTGGCGACCAGCCGGTGGCGCCGGCTGCGCACCGCCCAGACGTGGCTGTCGCGGCAGCGCGAGGAGCACGTGCCGGGCCCCGGCCCCGACGGGGTGGCGCTGTCCGCCGCCCTGGCCCTGCTGCCAGCCCCGCAACGGCGGGCCGTGGTGCTGCACTACCTGGCGGATCTCTCCGTCAACCAGATCGCGCAGCAGGAGGACGTGCCGGAGGGCACGGTCAAGTCCTGGCTGCACCGGGGCCGCGCGGCGCTGGCGGCCCAGCTGGCCACGAACGAGGTGAACGACCATGACTGA
- a CDS encoding NADH-quinone oxidoreductase subunit B codes for MQLPAVLGEPIRFVLNWGRRYSLWVFNFGLACCAIEFIATSMGRHDFIRLGVIPFAHGPRQADLMVVSGTVTDKMAPAIKRLYDQMPEPKYVISFGACSNCGGPYWDSYSVTKGVDQLIPVDVYVPGCPPRPEALLHGILLLQEKIAAEQSGIGGVSRPDRLASPVDAGPAETAPRPVASLTAPPVRPPAG; via the coding sequence GTGCAGCTACCAGCGGTGCTCGGCGAGCCGATCCGGTTCGTGCTGAACTGGGGACGGCGCTACTCGCTCTGGGTGTTCAACTTCGGGCTGGCCTGCTGCGCCATCGAGTTCATCGCCACCAGCATGGGCCGGCACGACTTCATCCGGCTCGGGGTGATCCCGTTCGCGCACGGGCCCCGGCAGGCCGACCTGATGGTGGTCTCCGGCACGGTCACCGACAAGATGGCCCCGGCGATCAAGCGGCTCTACGACCAGATGCCCGAGCCGAAGTACGTCATCTCGTTCGGCGCCTGCTCCAACTGCGGCGGCCCGTACTGGGACTCGTACTCGGTGACCAAGGGCGTCGACCAGCTCATCCCGGTCGACGTCTACGTGCCCGGCTGCCCGCCCCGGCCGGAGGCGCTGCTGCACGGCATCCTCCTCCTCCAGGAGAAGATCGCCGCCGAGCAGTCCGGCATCGGCGGCGTCAGCCGCCCGGACCGGCTCGCCTCGCCGGTCGACGCCGGGCCCGCGGAGACCGCGCCGCGCCCGGTGGCCTCCCTCACCGCACCACCGGTACGTCCTCCGGCCGGCTGA